A window of Glycine soja cultivar W05 chromosome 2, ASM419377v2, whole genome shotgun sequence genomic DNA:
TTTATTTCTTTCACTCTCTCAGAACCAAAATTTTCCAAACTCCTCAACTCTCATCAGATATCAaccatctctctctctccaaactCAAATACCTTTCTGTTCTGCTCTTCAATTTATTCATCTCTGACACCCTCTTAATTCTGCTTCCAGTTCCTCTGAGTGATGGGTATGATCTCTCCTCACTCCCACAATTCCCACATTATAGTAATCCTCATCACCTGCTTCTTTCGTCATAAATTCTAGATCAAACTCCACTCCCTGATCCTCCCTTTTACTTCTTATGTAGCATGTATGAACTCAAATCATCAAATGAATATGACCCTTTAatctaagaagaagaaaaaaacacacacatacacacacacactttaaAGTCCAAAGTCTAAACCAACCCACCAAAAGTCTTGTTCCCATGGCGAGTGGCAAGCTTTATGCGGGTTCAAACATGTCACTTCTCCTCCAAAACGAAAGGCTCCCTTGCTCCTCTGAAGTCCTTGAGTCTCTTTGGGCTCAGACCTCTAACCCTGCTTCCTTCCAAGGTGATGATtcatctctcttccttctcaattCCCTTCACTCTcttcatacttttttttactacttCCCTTGCTCATGAATTTTCACTACCTCAACTTTTATGTCACATGTATACATACAAACATACATACCAAGGTATTAAAAAACGGTCTTttaagtcacaacatcaagctTCTTGTGGTTTCTGTGACCATTCTGAAAGGATCGCGACCGCAATTTAAAAATCTGACACATATatcaacaaacaaacaaactaattagcttttttttgttgttgttgttgtatgtgAAACTTGAAAGTTGGTTTCTTTCAGTTCAGGACTGTTGTTTGTTCACTTAAGATAtttgaaagttgttttttttcttccttggttatgattaaattttaacGTGGTGGTTTTTGCTGTTGTTTGGTGGGGTTGGTTTTCAGGTTCAAAACCCGTGGTTGATTTTGAGAATGTAAGTGGGAGCAGGATGACGGATAGGCCTTTCTTTCAAGCgttggagaaggaagagaactGTGATGAGGATTACGAGGGGTGTTTCCACCAACCGGGGAAGAAAAGGAGGCTCACAAGCGAACAAGTTCAGTTCCTTGAAAGGAACTTTGAGGTAGAGAACAAGCTTGAACCCGAAAGGAAAGTCCAACTTGCAAAAGAGCTTGGCTTGCAGCCAAGGCAAGTTGCTATATGGTTCCAAAACCGAAGGGCAAGGTTCAAGACCAAGCAGCTAGAAAAAGACTATGGCGTGTTGAAAGCTAGTTATGACAGACTCAAAAGTGACTATGAAAGTCTTGTTCAAGAGAATGACAAGTTAAAAGCAGaggtaaaagaaattaagaagaaaaaagagagagacacACACAACACATACTTACACTCAATTTTGCTTTTGTGCTTTATGCTACTAGTACTACTTGCTTTAATAAAGTGCAATCTTTATTATTTATCCCACTAATGGGTTAATGATTGGATTGGCACAAAATTTTTGTTACTGACAGGTGAATTCTCTGGAGAGCAAATTGATTCTTAGAGATAAAGAGAAGGAGGAGAATTCGGATGACAAGTCATCTCCTGATGATGCTGTCAATTCTTCTTCACCCCACAACAACAAGGAGCCTAtggatttattaattatttcaaaaaatgcaacaacaacaacaacatctgaAAATGGGACCAAAGTGTTGTCACCACTCCCACTCCCTATTATGGTAACATGCTGCAAGCAAGAAGATGCCAACTCAGCCAAAAGTGATGTCCTTGATTCGGATAGCCCACATTGCACTTCATTCGTGGAGCCTGCTGATTCCTCTCATGCCTTTGAACCAGAAGACCACTCAGAAGACTTCTCCCAAGATGAAGAGGATAACCTTAGTGAAAACCTTTTGATGACCTTCCCTTCTTCTTGTTGCTTACCTAAGGTTGAAGAACACTGCTATGACGGCCCTCCTGAAAACTCTTGTAATTTTGGCTTCCAGGTTGAGGATCAAACCTTCTGTTTCTGGCCCTATTGAACCAAACCAACCAACCAACCGCTagcaatgttttaaaaaactttgCAGTTGTAACCATGTACTAGAAAGCAATAAAAATGGTATTGTTACTTCTACTaaggaataaaaa
This region includes:
- the LOC114379265 gene encoding homeobox-leucine zipper protein HAT5-like, which codes for MASGKLYAGSNMSLLLQNERLPCSSEVLESLWAQTSNPASFQGSKPVVDFENVSGSRMTDRPFFQALEKEENCDEDYEGCFHQPGKKRRLTSEQVQFLERNFEVENKLEPERKVQLAKELGLQPRQVAIWFQNRRARFKTKQLEKDYGVLKASYDRLKSDYESLVQENDKLKAEVNSLESKLILRDKEKEENSDDKSSPDDAVNSSSPHNNKEPMDLLIISKNATTTTTSENGTKVLSPLPLPIMVTCCKQEDANSAKSDVLDSDSPHCTSFVEPADSSHAFEPEDHSEDFSQDEEDNLSENLLMTFPSSCCLPKVEEHCYDGPPENSCNFGFQVEDQTFCFWPY